One window of the Lusitaniella coriacea LEGE 07157 genome contains the following:
- a CDS encoding lipopolysaccharide assembly protein LapA domain-containing protein, with amino-acid sequence MKRFANLLSAILVAAWVGAIAVFSVQNYTLISLKFLVFETIQMPVGVVLAFCFGTGLVGGATIPLLLRQSRTKARAAKRIPAGSRKGARSDYGNSLDEDDPLENWE; translated from the coding sequence ATGAAACGCTTCGCCAATTTATTATCTGCGATTCTCGTTGCTGCTTGGGTCGGCGCGATCGCGGTTTTTTCCGTGCAGAACTACACCCTCATCTCCCTTAAATTTCTCGTCTTTGAAACAATCCAAATGCCCGTCGGCGTGGTTCTTGCCTTTTGTTTTGGAACGGGGCTGGTTGGGGGGGCAACCATTCCGCTTCTTTTGCGCCAATCTCGAACTAAAGCGCGTGCCGCGAAGCGGATCCCTGCGGGATCGCGGAAGGGCGCGCGATCGGATTATGGGAATTCCCTCGATGAGGACGATCCCCTAGAGAATTGGGAATGA
- a CDS encoding MFS transporter has protein sequence MNISKIFHPSQYQLFVLLTAASLITMSGGVVAPVFPDLVEQLNFDPTLAGNLVSIHCLTLALFSPLFGIIADKISPVRVLVPSLILYGLAGCTGALMTNFWSLLGTRALLGVASGGLAAASLGFMSIMYEGEERAQIIGYGTGTLTLTGIIFPLLGGWVGANNWQNAFYLYGLAIPLAGLATVVFPSQLYQPIKNPETGMSNNLGAVLSRPAIWQLLLTLALASVVMYSVVIYAPHYLKDTLGVDAKLNGLVLAARALGAAFISAFGAKRIAKILSRQGATAFGFGLMALTLITIPLLNQFQWILLTAVFFGFGFGLVLPNLYSALANIAPTQMRSSVLAIGTGAGFLGQFISPILLAPIRGGVGLEAVFYASAGIAMLAGFLLFLPKQ, from the coding sequence GTGAATATCAGCAAAATTTTCCACCCCTCTCAATATCAATTATTCGTTCTCCTAACCGCAGCATCCCTAATAACGATGTCAGGGGGAGTCGTTGCACCCGTTTTTCCCGACCTCGTGGAACAACTAAACTTCGATCCAACTCTCGCTGGTAACCTAGTAAGCATTCACTGTTTAACCCTAGCCCTCTTCAGTCCTCTATTCGGCATCATTGCAGATAAAATTTCTCCCGTGCGAGTACTAGTTCCCTCCTTGATTCTTTATGGTTTAGCCGGTTGCACGGGAGCGCTGATGACCAATTTTTGGTCTTTACTAGGAACGCGTGCCTTACTGGGGGTAGCAAGTGGCGGTCTTGCTGCCGCTAGTTTGGGCTTCATGAGCATCATGTATGAAGGAGAGGAACGAGCGCAGATTATCGGCTATGGTACCGGGACTCTCACTCTTACTGGAATTATCTTCCCCTTATTAGGAGGCTGGGTTGGTGCTAACAATTGGCAAAATGCTTTCTATCTCTACGGTTTAGCTATTCCTCTTGCGGGTTTAGCAACAGTCGTCTTCCCCAGTCAGCTCTATCAACCCATAAAGAACCCAGAAACAGGCATGAGCAACAATCTTGGAGCTGTATTAAGCCGTCCTGCCATTTGGCAATTGCTCCTCACCCTTGCTCTAGCCTCTGTCGTCATGTATTCTGTCGTCATTTACGCACCTCATTATCTCAAAGACACCCTTGGGGTTGATGCCAAATTGAATGGACTGGTACTAGCCGCCAGAGCATTAGGAGCCGCCTTTATTTCTGCTTTCGGCGCTAAACGAATTGCAAAAATATTGAGCCGACAAGGAGCAACAGCATTCGGTTTCGGTTTAATGGCATTGACCCTAATCACCATTCCCCTCCTCAACCAATTTCAGTGGATTTTATTGACAGCAGTCTTCTTTGGTTTCGGCTTTGGTTTAGTACTCCCCAATCTCTACAGCGCTTTAGCCAATATAGCTCCTACTCAAATGCGTTCGAGCGTTTTGGCAATCGGTACGGGAGCTGGTTTTTTGGGGCAGTTTATCTCCCCCATTTTATTGGCACCAATACGAGGAGGAGTGGGACTCGAAGCCGTTTTTTATGCCTCTGCTGGGATAGCAATGCTCGCAGGTTTTCTACTATTTCTGCCCAAACAGTAA
- a CDS encoding GH3 auxin-responsive promoter family protein yields MPNLLSALAFIAEQAQSNFVNKTQHSFEVQEKFLFKLLRAYQRTELGCQYGLKHIKNIEQFQKQIPVLPYSAYKPYVERIAAGEQNILTPDPVIYLNRTSGSTGKQKLIPITRRFQNILGWANLTSIGFLSQALRKQGKQFAPGLAINAITKPELTSGGIQYGSAGPGVLRMGTFFYKHLLVHSYDTFKPQDTLARSYIGLLFSLFNSPQSIGGNFPMVILQICNILEQYGENLISDLETGRIAPWLKLEPELRVRLEAQLSPAPIRAAKLQEILRSEGRLTPILAWPNLAFYATARGGTSDFYLERFPEYFGNIPGFGMVFATAEGTFGIYPDFNTDGSILAIETGFFEFIPSDQWGEEHPKTLLAQDVKPGEYYRILVTNYSGFYRYDIGDIFEVLGFYEQVPLLVFRYRRGGLLSSAMEKTTEYHATQVMQILQQKFNILLEDFCITLSENEFPARYLVNIELASDYHLQYPYAFIESFDNVLKEIHTYYDVKRKISIPPPCLRIMKSGSFDKIRQRQIKKGIPVYQLKFPHISEDRDFMAGLEFEKEIQLIA; encoded by the coding sequence ATGCCCAATCTACTCTCTGCATTGGCTTTTATTGCCGAACAAGCCCAATCAAATTTTGTCAACAAAACACAACACTCATTTGAAGTACAAGAAAAATTTTTATTCAAATTGTTGCGAGCCTATCAACGGACAGAATTAGGTTGCCAATACGGCCTCAAGCATATCAAAAACATCGAGCAATTTCAAAAACAAATTCCAGTACTTCCTTATAGCGCTTATAAACCCTATGTTGAGCGCATTGCTGCTGGAGAGCAGAATATTTTAACTCCCGATCCTGTTATTTACTTAAATAGAACGAGTGGCTCGACTGGGAAACAAAAACTCATCCCTATCACTCGACGTTTTCAGAATATTTTGGGCTGGGCAAACCTGACTAGCATTGGTTTTTTAAGTCAAGCACTGCGCAAGCAGGGCAAGCAATTTGCTCCCGGTCTTGCAATTAATGCTATTACAAAACCGGAATTAACCAGTGGCGGAATTCAATATGGTTCTGCGGGACCAGGCGTGCTGCGTATGGGGACTTTTTTTTATAAGCATCTATTAGTCCATTCATACGATACATTTAAACCCCAAGACACTTTAGCTCGTTCTTATATTGGCCTGCTTTTTTCCTTATTCAATTCTCCTCAAAGTATTGGGGGAAACTTTCCAATGGTTATTCTACAGATTTGCAATATTTTAGAGCAGTATGGTGAAAATTTGATTAGCGACCTTGAAACTGGCAGAATCGCCCCTTGGTTAAAGCTAGAACCAGAACTTAGAGTAAGGTTAGAAGCACAGCTTTCTCCTGCTCCTATTCGTGCTGCGAAGTTGCAAGAAATTCTTAGATCGGAAGGTAGACTAACACCTATTTTAGCTTGGCCTAATTTAGCATTTTATGCTACTGCACGGGGAGGAACTTCTGATTTTTATTTAGAGCGCTTCCCAGAGTATTTTGGAAATATTCCGGGATTTGGGATGGTCTTTGCTACAGCAGAAGGAACTTTTGGTATTTATCCTGATTTTAATACTGATGGCAGTATTTTAGCCATTGAAACTGGTTTTTTTGAGTTCATTCCTTCAGATCAATGGGGAGAAGAGCATCCTAAAACATTACTAGCGCAAGATGTTAAACCAGGAGAATACTACCGCATCTTAGTGACAAACTATAGTGGCTTTTATCGCTACGATATTGGTGATATTTTTGAAGTTTTGGGATTTTACGAACAAGTACCTTTGTTAGTTTTTCGTTATCGTCGAGGCGGACTACTCTCTTCAGCAATGGAAAAAACAACTGAGTATCATGCCACTCAAGTTATGCAAATTCTACAACAAAAATTCAATATCTTACTAGAAGACTTTTGCATTACTCTATCAGAAAATGAATTTCCTGCTCGATATTTAGTCAATATAGAACTTGCTTCCGATTATCACCTTCAATATCCCTACGCCTTCATTGAAAGTTTTGACAATGTGTTAAAGGAAATTCATACTTACTATGATGTTAAGCGAAAAATTTCAATTCCTCCTCCTTGCTTACGCATTATGAAATCTGGTAGTTTTGATAAAATTCGCCAGCGCCAAATCAAAAAAGGCATTCCTGTTTACCAGCTTAAATTTCCTCATATTAGTGAAGATAGAGATTTTATGGCTGGATTGGAATTTGAAAAGGAAATTCAGTTAATTGCCTAA
- a CDS encoding WD40 repeat domain-containing protein, which translates to MDRSSQSGTVAEFNARSLASLSRAILLAQDQFALILVRCNYSVLQEQIWQDIQEVLAPQLDPLRPLKEIHLPKSTKMLFAALLEAVEEEQGQGSAKHASPIAAPIVFGLEVVRNLDRVLTVTNQMRDQFRQHFSFPIVLWVTDEVLQKMTRFAPDFKSWAAVSIKFELASHKSIALWWQTTDLFFRRLLAAGAEQFLPNNDLGLAPGCRDRRELEYARADIHANRATLTPVSEATWQFILGRDAQSDRAVDRAIAHYQTSLEFWQQETGYWDLDINQWAAGIKAPRPYGKAVGSTSSPQSALTNPFLEQKGLLLFHLGWCYCSKAHQEPALRYCHWEQAQRCFGASLEIFSVRQQPNLVAQLTIQLGTILQKLGSWSELETLTLHSLAQSATYNCNNRKARAYGFLAQVALARSHAQEAEFWALKALETQEQARQTVPESQALYRLLLAKAKRQVGASEDAIAQLEGARQLIGQETGIEGSPSVTRRMNWEFALVSEMRFCEIARHPQFNDSEQRTTEKERLYLEISEELRSLYFQQQQYRLAFELKQEQQFIEQFWGLRAFRGTSPLAYPVDHPHALFGRIPRRVPAHQQEIVASGRQKDVQNLIERLRRSECKLTIVHGLSGVGKSSLIHAGLIPALWGQIIGAREVLPIVQTTYIDWEQELNRAFWNAQTRLESRDTPLHTSGDILAQLRCNAQGNVLTILIFDQFEEFFFLHRLPQERQKFYEFLQQCLQLPFVKVILSLREDYLHYLLVMEREMEWGSIDNNLLARQMRYALDDLTCEAASSVIQLLTERSQFHLEKALINCLVKDLAGQAGTVRPIELQVVGAALQAEKITTLEQYQHLGRNPKTVLVERWLRTAIADCGPNNTNAVWHVLFALTDERGTRPLKTKAELDSRYANPREIGSCEKPALEITSPDKIELILDILVGSGLVFHAREDSEDRYRLAHNYLVQPIRQQYNRRTSKALTTQLRSSKVELVRARRQRLQAFAIGGICALFALVSVRLSIQANTQRQRAMQASLNAELLALSSSSEAMSAADKQFDALLEALRALAKMRKVQQTNAVVTADTHLKVVTALEKAVHGIAERNRFEGHEDVVWQVRFAPNGEFLATASRDRAVKLWHPDGRLKATLTGHKESVTSVDVSRDGLIASSSWDGTIRLWQSDGTVRSIIPAHTGQVLCVRFSPNGQTLVSAGEDGSISLWSLEGRLLKTFTSRQGIVHWVDFSPDGQTLASAGDDRTVVLWSVEGQRLRVLRGHQEAVTYIAFNPQGTQIATASADSTIKLWTPQGRLTNTLSDRENVVLSVAFSPDGQTLASAGIDNTVKLWDNQGDLLETFKGHSDRVTSVSFSPDGATLASSSYDKTIELWVRDRTERTVLRGHQDSVRDVAFSPDGQLVATASKDSTIKLWTRDGHLLKTLEGHQDSVYSISFSPDSQRLVSGGKDRAIKLWTRQGQLIKTLRAHQDWVLDLAWTPDGRRWASASRDRTLKIWDRDGTLLETLEGHRDRVNAVSFSADGRLLASTSDDKTIKLWRADPSGQFSTHPAKTLKGHNNWVLDVAFFPNVTAASGLPLSHNKPLLASASYDNTVKLWNYRGEEFKTLKGHTDSVARLSFSPTGAILATTTWDSRLQLWRLDDTLIQTLEEHTDRVTNVSWSQDGKFLATASNDGTAIIWTLDAEQLKQHGCEWLQDYLRYNSRVRESDRALCPF; encoded by the coding sequence ATGGATCGGTCGAGCCAATCGGGAACGGTGGCAGAGTTTAACGCGCGATCGCTCGCCAGTTTATCAAGGGCGATTTTGCTGGCGCAGGATCAGTTTGCCCTCATTTTGGTGCGTTGTAACTATAGCGTTCTCCAAGAGCAAATTTGGCAAGATATCCAAGAGGTCTTAGCACCGCAACTCGACCCCTTGCGACCCCTCAAGGAAATTCATCTGCCAAAATCGACAAAAATGCTCTTTGCGGCGCTTCTAGAAGCTGTTGAGGAAGAGCAGGGACAAGGGAGTGCCAAACACGCCTCTCCCATTGCCGCCCCTATCGTGTTTGGATTGGAAGTGGTTCGCAATCTCGATCGCGTCCTCACCGTTACCAACCAGATGCGCGATCAATTTCGCCAGCACTTTTCTTTTCCCATCGTGTTGTGGGTGACCGATGAAGTGCTGCAAAAAATGACGCGGTTCGCGCCGGATTTCAAAAGCTGGGCGGCGGTTTCGATCAAATTTGAACTTGCCAGCCATAAATCGATCGCTTTGTGGTGGCAAACGACCGATCTCTTTTTCCGCCGCTTGCTCGCTGCGGGGGCCGAGCAATTCCTACCCAACAACGATTTAGGACTTGCACCGGGATGCCGCGATCGGCGCGAACTGGAATATGCCAGAGCCGACATTCACGCCAACCGCGCGACCCTCACCCCCGTGAGCGAAGCCACTTGGCAATTTATTCTCGGTCGAGACGCTCAAAGCGATCGCGCGGTCGATCGCGCGATCGCGCACTATCAAACAAGTTTGGAATTTTGGCAACAAGAAACCGGATACTGGGATCTCGACATCAACCAATGGGCGGCGGGAATCAAAGCCCCTCGCCCTTACGGAAAAGCAGTCGGGTCAACCTCTTCCCCCCAATCCGCCCTAACCAATCCCTTCCTCGAGCAAAAAGGTCTACTGCTCTTTCACCTCGGTTGGTGCTATTGCAGCAAAGCCCACCAAGAACCCGCTCTGCGCTATTGCCATTGGGAGCAAGCACAGCGCTGTTTTGGTGCGAGTCTAGAAATTTTCTCCGTTCGCCAACAGCCCAACTTAGTGGCGCAGCTCACCATTCAACTGGGAACCATTCTCCAAAAACTCGGTAGTTGGAGCGAATTAGAAACCCTCACTCTCCATTCCCTCGCCCAAAGCGCCACTTACAATTGCAATAACCGTAAAGCCAGAGCCTACGGTTTTCTCGCTCAGGTTGCCCTGGCTCGTTCCCACGCCCAAGAAGCCGAATTTTGGGCGCTCAAAGCCTTAGAAACCCAAGAACAAGCTCGGCAAACCGTTCCAGAATCCCAAGCCCTCTATCGGTTGCTCCTCGCGAAAGCAAAGCGTCAAGTAGGCGCATCTGAAGACGCGATCGCGCAGCTTGAGGGCGCTCGTCAACTCATCGGACAAGAAACGGGGATTGAGGGGTCGCCCTCTGTGACCCGCAGGATGAATTGGGAATTTGCCCTCGTATCAGAGATGCGGTTCTGCGAGATCGCGCGTCACCCTCAATTCAACGACAGCGAGCAGCGAACCACAGAAAAAGAGCGATTATACTTAGAAATTTCCGAAGAACTGCGCTCCCTCTATTTCCAACAGCAGCAATACCGCTTGGCTTTTGAACTCAAACAAGAACAGCAGTTCATCGAGCAGTTTTGGGGACTGCGCGCCTTTCGCGGCACCTCTCCCCTGGCATACCCCGTTGACCATCCCCACGCTCTATTCGGTCGCATCCCGCGCCGCGTTCCCGCCCACCAACAAGAAATCGTTGCTTCCGGTCGCCAGAAAGATGTCCAAAACCTCATCGAACGCCTGCGACGCAGCGAATGTAAACTCACGATCGTTCACGGTTTATCCGGTGTTGGGAAAAGCAGTCTGATCCACGCGGGCTTGATCCCGGCGCTGTGGGGGCAAATTATTGGGGCGCGGGAAGTCCTTCCCATCGTCCAAACGACCTATATCGATTGGGAACAAGAATTAAATCGCGCCTTTTGGAACGCTCAAACCCGCTTAGAAAGCCGGGACACTCCCTTACACACATCAGGAGATATCCTTGCCCAACTCCGGTGTAATGCCCAGGGAAATGTCTTAACGATCCTCATTTTCGATCAGTTTGAAGAGTTTTTCTTCCTCCACCGCCTCCCCCAGGAACGGCAAAAGTTTTATGAATTCTTGCAGCAATGCCTTCAACTGCCCTTCGTAAAAGTCATCCTCTCCCTTAGAGAAGATTATCTCCACTATTTGTTGGTCATGGAACGAGAAATGGAGTGGGGGTCGATCGACAACAATCTTTTGGCGCGACAAATGCGCTACGCCCTAGACGATTTAACCTGCGAAGCGGCGAGTAGCGTGATTCAACTCCTGACCGAACGCTCTCAGTTTCATCTCGAAAAAGCGCTAATCAATTGCTTGGTGAAGGATTTAGCCGGACAAGCCGGAACCGTCCGTCCCATCGAACTGCAAGTGGTCGGTGCGGCGCTACAAGCCGAAAAAATAACCACCCTCGAACAATACCAACACCTAGGACGTAATCCCAAAACCGTACTGGTCGAGCGTTGGTTGCGAACCGCGATCGCGGACTGCGGTCCGAATAATACCAATGCCGTCTGGCACGTTCTTTTTGCCCTAACCGACGAACGGGGAACCCGTCCCTTAAAAACCAAAGCCGAACTCGATAGCCGTTATGCTAACCCTCGCGAAATTGGCAGTTGCGAAAAGCCCGCCCTCGAAATAACATCCCCCGATAAAATCGAGCTAATTCTCGACATTTTAGTGGGTTCGGGATTAGTTTTCCACGCGCGCGAAGACTCAGAAGATCGCTATCGACTGGCACACAACTATCTCGTCCAACCGATTCGCCAACAATATAATCGACGCACCTCAAAAGCCCTGACAACCCAGCTCAGAAGCAGCAAGGTCGAACTGGTTCGCGCGCGGAGACAGCGCCTTCAAGCTTTTGCGATTGGCGGCATTTGCGCCCTATTTGCCCTGGTTTCCGTCCGTTTGAGCATTCAGGCAAATACCCAACGCCAACGGGCAATGCAAGCCTCTCTCAATGCAGAACTACTGGCGCTCAGTTCGTCCTCAGAAGCTATGTCCGCTGCCGATAAACAGTTTGATGCTCTCTTAGAAGCCCTGCGAGCGCTCGCAAAAATGAGAAAAGTTCAGCAAACCAATGCTGTCGTCACTGCGGATACCCATCTTAAAGTGGTGACGGCATTAGAAAAAGCCGTTCATGGCATTGCAGAACGCAATCGCTTTGAAGGACATGAGGATGTGGTTTGGCAGGTGCGATTTGCCCCCAACGGCGAATTTTTAGCCACCGCCAGCCGCGATCGCGCGGTGAAGTTATGGCATCCCGACGGTCGCTTGAAGGCCACCCTAACAGGACACAAAGAAAGTGTCACCAGCGTTGATGTGAGTCGCGATGGGCTGATTGCATCGAGCAGTTGGGACGGCACGATTCGTCTCTGGCAATCCGACGGAACCGTTCGCAGCATTATCCCCGCTCATACCGGACAGGTTCTCTGCGTGCGCTTTAGTCCGAATGGTCAAACCCTAGTGAGTGCGGGAGAAGATGGTTCGATTAGTCTTTGGAGTCTTGAAGGGCGGTTGCTCAAAACCTTCACTAGTCGCCAAGGGATCGTGCATTGGGTTGATTTTAGTCCCGATGGTCAAACCCTTGCCTCTGCGGGGGACGATCGAACGGTTGTTTTGTGGAGCGTTGAGGGTCAACGGTTGAGGGTGTTGCGCGGACATCAAGAGGCAGTGACCTACATCGCTTTTAATCCCCAGGGAACCCAAATTGCGACGGCGAGCGCGGACAGTACGATTAAACTTTGGACTCCCCAGGGACGCTTAACCAACACCCTATCCGATCGCGAAAATGTCGTGCTGTCGGTGGCATTCAGTCCTGATGGTCAAACCCTTGCCAGTGCAGGGATCGATAATACCGTGAAACTTTGGGATAATCAAGGAGATCTCCTGGAAACCTTTAAAGGACATAGCGATCGCGTGACTAGCGTTAGTTTTAGTCCCGATGGCGCGACCCTCGCCTCATCGAGCTACGACAAAACCATCGAACTTTGGGTGCGCGATCGCACCGAACGAACCGTGTTGCGCGGACATCAGGATTCGGTGAGAGATGTGGCGTTTTCTCCCGACGGACAGTTGGTGGCAACCGCCAGTAAAGACAGTACGATCAAATTGTGGACGCGGGACGGTCATTTGCTCAAAACCCTCGAAGGACATCAAGACTCGGTGTATAGCATTAGCTTCTCGCCGGACAGCCAGCGATTGGTTTCTGGAGGGAAAGATCGCGCAATTAAACTTTGGACTCGTCAAGGCCAATTGATTAAGACGTTGCGCGCTCACCAGGATTGGGTTTTGGATTTAGCCTGGACTCCCGATGGTCGCAGATGGGCGAGTGCGAGTCGCGATCGAACCCTGAAAATTTGGGATCGTGATGGAACGTTACTCGAAACCTTAGAAGGACACCGCGATCGCGTCAACGCAGTTTCTTTTAGTGCAGATGGTCGGCTACTCGCCTCAACCAGCGACGATAAAACCATTAAACTTTGGCGTGCCGATCCTTCGGGTCAATTTAGCACCCATCCGGCAAAAACCTTAAAGGGTCACAACAATTGGGTTTTAGATGTGGCATTTTTCCCTAATGTCACCGCAGCAAGCGGACTTCCCTTGAGTCACAACAAACCTTTATTGGCTTCTGCGAGTTATGACAATACCGTCAAACTTTGGAATTATCGCGGGGAAGAATTCAAAACCCTCAAAGGTCATACCGATAGCGTTGCGCGCTTGAGTTTTAGTCCCACCGGAGCGATCTTGGCGACAACGACTTGGGATAGCCGCCTGCAATTGTGGCGATTGGACGATACCCTGATCCAGACTTTAGAGGAACATACCGATCGCGTCACGAATGTCAGTTGGAGTCAGGATGGCAAATTTCTGGCAACGGCGAGTAATGATGGGACGGCAATTATTTGGACATTAGATGCAGAACAACTCAAGCAGCACGGGTGCGAGTGGTTGCAGGACTATTTGCGCTATAACAGTCGAGTGAGGGAGAGCGATCGCGCTCTTTGTCCCTTTTAA
- a CDS encoding aromatic ring-hydroxylating dioxygenase subunit alpha — MEITPTLKSQTLQNIVREAGINPNYWYPVAWANRLKSSQIISVIIWQQAIAVYRDTNGKLHALEDACPHKGVALHKGEVREANLVCPYHGWEFDSSGKCASIPYLPPQQKLPCAKARSYPIREQYNIIWVFPGDPALAENSQLPNIPEYSDPDWFIVPIPAHFKAHFSICNENTMDVFHGYLHKNLQGWFDPLLINLSQTEASVYADYQVSYQGWLTQFLGLSKQRNQVATRTVSIRYNYPHYHSFLEGLSSIYLMRLPISPTETRSFSLLFLKIPLPQWLLKPIQTQLAKVIWHFLLKKFLDQDVEMIESEQHTYLTNPQRHYVEINPAIIALGRVVIRQYEQFISQSCQSLE; from the coding sequence ATGGAAATAACTCCAACCCTAAAAAGCCAAACATTACAGAATATTGTTCGAGAAGCTGGAATTAACCCAAATTACTGGTATCCAGTCGCTTGGGCTAATCGGCTTAAATCCTCCCAAATCATATCAGTCATCATCTGGCAACAAGCAATCGCTGTTTACCGCGATACAAACGGGAAACTTCACGCCTTAGAAGATGCTTGTCCTCACAAAGGCGTTGCCCTCCACAAAGGCGAAGTCCGAGAGGCTAATCTTGTCTGTCCCTATCATGGCTGGGAATTCGACAGTAGTGGGAAATGTGCTAGCATCCCCTATCTTCCCCCACAACAAAAATTGCCCTGTGCCAAAGCCCGCAGTTATCCGATTCGGGAACAATATAATATTATCTGGGTTTTTCCCGGCGACCCCGCCCTAGCAGAAAACAGTCAACTTCCCAACATCCCAGAATATAGCGATCCCGATTGGTTCATCGTGCCAATTCCCGCCCATTTTAAAGCCCATTTCTCCATCTGCAACGAAAACACGATGGATGTCTTTCATGGCTATCTCCATAAAAATTTACAGGGTTGGTTCGATCCGCTACTCATTAACTTAAGCCAAACAGAAGCATCGGTTTATGCCGATTATCAGGTGTCCTATCAAGGTTGGCTGACTCAATTTTTGGGATTAAGCAAACAACGAAACCAGGTTGCCACTCGCACGGTTTCCATTCGATATAACTACCCCCACTATCATAGTTTCCTAGAAGGACTCTCCTCCATCTACTTAATGCGACTACCCATCAGTCCCACTGAAACCCGTTCTTTTTCTCTCTTGTTTCTCAAAATTCCCCTACCGCAATGGCTGCTAAAGCCCATCCAAACGCAGCTAGCCAAAGTGATATGGCATTTCTTATTGAAGAAATTCCTAGATCAAGATGTAGAGATGATTGAGAGCGAACAACACACCTATTTGACCAATCCCCAAAGGCACTACGTTGAAATTAACCCCGCAATCATTGCTCTGGGAAGAGTGGTGATTCGCCAATACGAGCAATTTATATCGCAATCTTGTCAATCTTTAGAGTGA
- a CDS encoding B12-binding domain-containing radical SAM protein, producing the protein MRVLLLYPRFPKSFWSFEKVMELVGLKAFLPPLGLITVAAILPQTWEFRLVDRNVRLETEADWEWADLIVTSGMIVQKPDLLHLIHEAKQRNKLIAVGGPYVTSVSEEAQDAGVDFLILDEGEITLPLFVEALERGEKKGVFHANGEKPDITQTPIPRYDLLELDAYSDMSVQFSRGCPFQCEFCDIIVLYGRKPRTKTPAQLLAELQTLYKLGWRGGIFVVDDNFIGNKRNVKLLLRELIPWMEKHNYPFHFTTEASVDLSQDDELLDLMFVTNFRSVFLGIETPDTDSLKLTKKYQNTRNSLIECVWKINRSGMRVMAGFIVGFDGEKSGAGDRIIDFVEATAIPHAVCSMLQALPKTALWYRLEKEGRLLEGKNGTINQTTLTNFIPTRPMEEIAEEYIACFWQLYDPSKYLGRVYRHHLYRKPTCHKKKFKMPQLSMIKALLTICWRQGIKRKTRFQFWIQLFSILKHNNKILKSYLTACAHLEHFLEYRQIVRDEIEGQLAEFLEAKASTEENKILTIS; encoded by the coding sequence ATGCGTGTTTTACTTCTATATCCCCGCTTCCCCAAATCCTTTTGGTCTTTTGAAAAAGTAATGGAACTGGTTGGGCTGAAAGCCTTCCTTCCACCCCTAGGACTAATTACAGTAGCAGCAATCTTGCCCCAAACCTGGGAATTTCGCTTAGTCGATCGTAATGTTCGCTTGGAAACTGAAGCAGACTGGGAATGGGCAGATTTGATTGTAACTTCTGGCATGATCGTGCAAAAACCAGATTTACTCCATCTTATTCATGAAGCAAAGCAGAGGAACAAACTCATAGCAGTAGGCGGTCCCTATGTCACCTCCGTATCGGAGGAAGCCCAAGATGCTGGAGTAGACTTTCTAATTTTAGATGAGGGTGAAATCACCCTACCTCTGTTTGTTGAAGCTTTAGAACGAGGAGAAAAAAAAGGAGTATTTCATGCCAATGGCGAAAAACCAGACATAACGCAAACCCCTATTCCTCGGTACGACTTGCTGGAGTTGGATGCTTATAGCGATATGTCCGTGCAGTTTTCTCGCGGTTGCCCTTTCCAGTGCGAGTTCTGTGACATTATTGTTCTCTACGGACGCAAACCCCGAACAAAAACTCCAGCACAACTATTAGCAGAATTGCAAACCCTCTACAAATTAGGTTGGCGAGGTGGCATTTTCGTCGTAGATGATAACTTCATCGGCAATAAGCGGAATGTCAAACTACTCCTACGAGAACTCATTCCCTGGATGGAAAAACATAACTATCCCTTTCACTTCACCACAGAAGCCTCAGTAGATCTCTCGCAGGATGATGAGCTTTTAGATTTGATGTTTGTGACTAACTTCAGGTCAGTATTTTTAGGCATAGAAACTCCAGATACAGATAGTTTAAAGCTGACTAAAAAATATCAAAATACCCGAAACTCATTGATTGAATGCGTTTGGAAAATAAATCGATCGGGAATGCGCGTCATGGCTGGTTTTATTGTGGGCTTTGATGGAGAAAAATCAGGAGCAGGCGATCGCATCATTGATTTTGTCGAAGCTACCGCTATTCCTCATGCTGTTTGCAGTATGCTTCAAGCTTTACCCAAGACTGCTCTTTGGTATCGTTTAGAAAAAGAAGGGCGTTTACTCGAAGGGAAAAATGGCACTATTAATCAAACCACCCTAACCAACTTTATTCCTACCCGTCCGATGGAAGAAATCGCGGAAGAATATATTGCTTGCTTTTGGCAATTATACGATCCAAGCAAGTATTTAGGACGGGTTTATCGTCACCACCTATATAGAAAGCCAACATGTCATAAAAAGAAATTCAAAATGCCGCAATTAAGCATGATTAAAGCATTATTAACTATTTGCTGGAGACAGGGGATCAAACGAAAAACTCGCTTTCAGTTTTGGATTCAACTTTTCTCGATCCTCAAACATAATAATAAAATACTTAAAAGTTATCTCACTGCTTGCGCTCATCTCGAACACTTCCTTGAATATCGCCAAATTGTACGAGACGAAATTGAAGGACAACTTGCTGAATTTCTCGAAGCAAAAGCTAGTACTGAAGAGAACAAAATATTGACTATTTCTTAG